The sequence GGAAGAGCAGGCGTCCCATCGATTACTTCTGACAGCTATTGACGGCGGAACCCCGGTGAGATCTGGCACCGCTCAAATCATCATCACTGTTCTTGACGTGGATGATAACTGGCCAGTATTCGACCAGGCGGTGTACAAGGTGAAGTTACAAGAAAACGTACCGGTCGGCACTTTAGTTATCAAACTCAACGCCACTGATTTGGACGCGGGTTCCAATGGGGAGATAAACTATTCCTTCAGCAGCAGTACCCCGGGTCGAGTGCGtgacctcttcagcctcgggtccaAAACGGGAGAAATGCGAATCAAAGGGGGGCTGGATTTTGAGGAAAGCAGCTTTTATGAGATTAACATAGAGGCGAAGGACAGTATTCACTTTGCAGTTTGCAAAGTTATAGTGGAGATAAGTGATGTGAATGATAACGCGCCCGAGGTAACTTTAATGTCAGTGTCTAGCCCGGTTCGCGAGGATGCCCAGCCAGGGACTGTAGTAGCTCTGATGCGTGTAACGGATCGAGATTCTGGAGCAAACGGGCAGACTCGGTGTCAGATTCCGCAGGACCTACCATTTAATCTCAAAGCCTCTTTAAagaacacatacacactgaccaCCAGTCATCTTCTGGACCGAGAGCTGGCTTCTGAATATACGGTAGACATAGTCTGCACTGATACAGGATCCCCTCCTCTTCCCACCAACAAAACCATTTTGGTTCAGATTTCAGATATTAACGATAATGCGCCACGTTTTGCACAGCTTTCCTATACAGTCTATGTCCCCGAGAACAACCCTCCTGGTTCTTCCATAGGTTCCGTCTCCGCTTTGGATCAGGATCAAAACCAGAATTCACATGTGGCGTATTCGATCCTGAACAGCCAGATTCACAACATGCCTGCGTCCGCCTACGCTTCAATCAACTCAGACACGGGGGCCATCTATTCCCAACGCTCGTTTGACTACGAAGAATTCAAAAGCTTTCAGTTCCGCGTTCAAGCTCGAGATGCTGGATTCCCCGCACTCGACAGCAACGTAACTGTGAACGTCATCGTCCTGGATCAGAACGATAACGCCCCTCAAATCATTTCACCGTTAACCAGGAATAACTCTGGAATAACTTTGCCTCGCTCTGCGGACCCGGGCTACCTCGTGACCAAAGTGATGGCTGTTGATGCAGATTCTGGCCAGAATGCTCGGTTGTCCTATCAATTGCTGCAAGCCACTGGCTCAGGCCTGTTCACCGTGGGGCACGGTTCGGGAGAAATCAGGACAACCCGTCATTTCGTGGAAAAAGACGACCCTATTCATAAACTGGTTGTTCTAGTGAAAGACAACGGCCACCCATCCCTTTCTGCCACGGTCACTATCAGCTTATTAGTAACAGACAGTGGTGCAGAAACTCTGTCAGACCAAACTCCACAACCCCAGGACATCCGCTATTCTTCCAATTTAGCTTTTTATTTAATAATCACTTTGGCTTCAACCTCCTCCATTCTTCTAGTGGTTCTAATTGTCCTCATTGTGACTATGTGCCATTCTGATAGAACTAGATCTGGCTGCTGCGAATCTTCCACCTCCTGCTGTAATTTAAGACGGTGGGATGCGAACGACACTTATCCAAATTCCCATCTATATCTTCAAACTGTACCCGATTATAAAGGAACCCCCCACTTCGTTGAGTTGGTTGGGAATGGCTCGCTCTCTCGAACATACTCCTATAAAGTTCGTCCAAATCAATTATCAAATAAGGGGGATTTCGTCTTTTTAGCACCATACAATACAGCAACGTTGCAAAACGATGCCGCAAATACCGACACGCTTCTGGCAGAGTGGCGAGGGGAGTTGACCAATAATTGGAAAAATCCACACTCTGAGGTGAGTTGCACCAAAGACAATTGCTCAAGCGAAagttggggaagcagtgagtgtttgATGACTTCACTTATTTCTAGCTTCCTGGGCCATATGATTTCATAACATCACTAGTGAGATCTGAGGATACATTCACACTCCACAAGTTTAGCAGTTGTTCTAAGCAGATAACAGTGTACACCAATGTTAATCATGGACTGTTAATTGATTGCCAAGGCTCCTCTTATTCCCAAATGAGGGCGTGTCTGTCACTCAGCTTCCTTCTAGTCCCAGGTTGGTACCTGATACAATACTCATTTAAAAGGTAACTGCAGCATTGGTGTCAGGCCAAACCACTTTCTACCAAAACTACGTTTTGGAGTTGGAAATCAAGCTGGGAACTTCACAGGTCAAACTAAGCAAAGTTTCAGTTATATAGCTACTTTTTCATTGCTACAATGCATAAAAGGAAACAAAATAACAGTAGGATAGTAACATTATTAGAACATTGAAAGCTTCAACTGATGCGGTTACTGAGATAAAGACTATACCATTTAATTAGTGAATTTCATCAATATTTGAAGAAGAATATAAATGGGTATTAAGAAAAGGCAGGAAAATAAGgagatattccctagaatttagaagaatgagaggtgatctcattgaaacatatacaaatcTTAATGGGCTTTGCAGTGTAAATGCGAAGCATTTTTCCCCTGGCAACTTTTGAAcggggtcacattctcagaataaggggttggctaattaggactgacatgaggagaaattgaggagaaatttcttcactcaaagggttgtgaaactttaaaaatataagaatgtaagaaataggaacaggagtaagctataaggcccctcgaacctgctgcaccattcaataaaatcatgcctgatctgatcatggactcagttccacttcccttcccgcttcccataaccccttagccccttattgtttaagaaagtgtctatttctgtcttaaatttatttaatgtcccagcctccacagctctctgaggcagcgaattccacagattcacaaccccctgagagaagaaatttctcctcatctcagttctaaatgggcggttccttatcctaagatcatgccctctggttctagtctcccccaccagtggaaacaacctctctgcatcgatcttgtcaagccccctcataatcttaaacgtttctataagaacacctctcattcttctgaattccaatgagtagaggcccaacctactcaacctttcctcataagtcaacccactcatccccgggatcaatctagtgaaccttctctgaactgcctccgcagcaagtatatcctttcgtaaatatggaaaccaaaactgcatgcagtattccagatgtggcctcaccaatagcctgtgcagctgtaacaagacttccctgcttttatactccatcccctttgcaataaaggccattctcCAGCCCAGAtgactgtgaatgctcagtcattgagtatattgatgaaagagattgatagatttattggatattaagggaatcaagagctaTGGGGATGGTGTGGTAAGGTGGggttgaggtgaaagatcagccatgatcttattgaatggcagagcaggctcaaagggccaaatggcttactcctgctcctacttcttatgaaaTGGGTATTATACATATTATACAGTTAAAAGTCTGGGTGTGATGTGCTCAATGTCATCATTCTGTGCTGTTATTTTTGTGATTGCTACAAGTGAGATCTTTATCCAACATAGAGATTAGACGTACGAGAGCCACTGGAGAAAACCATGCTGCAGCACTTCACTTTGAAATTGCATTGAATAAAGCTAAAGCGCAGTGCCAAATCTAGTTTTAATAAATTCCTTGAACTCTTGGGTACTTTATAAAACTACACAGAGCTTGAAATGTATT is a genomic window of Pristiophorus japonicus isolate sPriJap1 chromosome 4, sPriJap1.hap1, whole genome shotgun sequence containing:
- the LOC139262840 gene encoding protocadherin gamma-A11-like isoform X2, with translation MLAWSFIFLLCIWEEASGQIRYSIPEELEHGAFVGNVARDLGLDVHDLASRRLRIMSEASERYFKVNLDNGDLRVNVNIDREKLCGQSAKCVLNNEIIIESPVELYSAEVEILDINDNSPSFSNDELRLEIVESVPPGTGFLLPSAHDPDVGINSISTYHLNANQHFALEVKNSSDGSITAVLVLTQSLDREEQASHRLLLTAIDGGTPVRSGTAQIIITVLDVDDNWPVFDQAVYKVKLQENVPVGTLVIKLNATDLDAGSNGEINYSFSSSTPGRVRDLFSLGSKTGEMRIKGGLDFEESSFYEINIEAKDSIHFAVCKVIVEISDVNDNAPEVTLMSVSSPVREDAQPGTVVALMRVTDRDSGANGQTRCQIPQDLPFNLKASLKNTYTLTTSHLLDRELASEYTVDIVCTDTGSPPLPTNKTILVQISDINDNAPRFAQLSYTVYVPENNPPGSSIGSVSALDQDQNQNSHVAYSILNSQIHNMPASAYASINSDTGAIYSQRSFDYEEFKSFQFRVQARDAGFPALDSNVTVNVIVLDQNDNAPQIISPLTRNNSGITLPRSADPGYLVTKVMAVDADSGQNARLSYQLLQATGSGLFTVGHGSGEIRTTRHFVEKDDPIHKLVVLVKDNGHPSLSATVTISLLVTDSGAETLSDQTPQPQDIRYSSNLAFYLIITLASTSSILLVVLIVLIVTMCHSDRTRSGCCESSTSCCNLRRWDANDTYPNSHLYLQTVPDYKGTPHFVELVGNGSLSRTYSYKVRPNQLSNKGDFVFLAPYNTATLQNDAANTDTLLAEWRGELTNNWKNPHSEVGQLNTDWRSSEPHIVGKISSQCLDENLTQDEVKQEFNRRHTAITSSADVDYIKASPDLEDGIPTWAPRFGSQHLENMEPDEYQSNIYMGGTPVMLSSKQDQLAKQDGQHSASSTKKKKKRSKRSEKRESKATNEEPQNE